From Alphaproteobacteria bacterium, a single genomic window includes:
- a CDS encoding NAD(P)H-hydrate dehydratase — translation MGEADRLAMAAGVPGPVLMQHAGQAVADAICQRWSPRPVAVLCGPGNNGGDGFVVARLLAERHWPVRLALLGARGALKGDAAHHAALWDGPVEALAPGCVEGAGLVVDALFGAGLSRPLGGVAAETLRAVRAPLVAVDTPSGVNGSTGAVEGFAPQADLTVTFFRGKPGHWLYPGRGLCGQLLVADIGIPPAVLEAIRPRTWRNTPALWRLPDGGAGDHKYRRGHCLVGTGVMPGAARLAAHAALRVGAGLVSVAAPAAAFGALATLPAAIILRPCPHLPAFARLAGEARVASVVIGPGAGADGRTRRRVLAALQAGKPTVVDADGLTAFASAPERLFPALAGAPAVLTPHEGEFGRLFADVAGDKLTRARIAAERAGAVVLLKGADTVIAAPDGRAAINANAPPWLATAGSGDVLAGLIGGLLAQGLPPFEAASAAAWLHGEAATRIGAGLIADDLPDAVTAALAAARDHGGVGSDPACR, via the coding sequence ATGGGCGAGGCGGACCGGCTGGCCATGGCCGCCGGCGTGCCCGGTCCGGTGCTGATGCAGCATGCCGGCCAGGCGGTGGCCGACGCCATCTGTCAGCGCTGGAGCCCGCGGCCGGTCGCGGTGCTCTGCGGCCCCGGCAATAATGGCGGCGACGGCTTCGTCGTGGCCCGCCTGCTGGCGGAGCGGCACTGGCCGGTGCGGCTCGCCCTGCTGGGCGCGCGCGGCGCGCTGAAGGGCGACGCCGCCCACCACGCCGCCCTCTGGGACGGGCCGGTGGAGGCGTTGGCGCCCGGATGCGTCGAGGGCGCCGGCCTGGTCGTCGACGCCCTGTTCGGCGCCGGCCTGTCGCGACCGCTCGGCGGGGTGGCGGCCGAGACGCTACGGGCGGTGCGCGCGCCGCTCGTCGCCGTGGACACGCCCAGCGGCGTCAACGGCAGCACCGGCGCGGTCGAGGGCTTCGCGCCGCAGGCGGACCTGACGGTCACGTTTTTCCGCGGCAAGCCCGGGCACTGGCTCTATCCGGGCCGGGGGCTTTGCGGCCAATTGCTGGTGGCCGACATCGGCATTCCGCCGGCGGTGCTGGAGGCGATCCGGCCCCGGACCTGGCGCAACACGCCGGCGCTCTGGCGCCTGCCCGATGGCGGGGCCGGCGATCACAAATACCGGCGCGGCCATTGCCTGGTCGGCACCGGCGTCATGCCCGGTGCGGCCCGTCTGGCCGCCCATGCCGCCTTGCGGGTCGGCGCCGGCCTGGTGAGCGTCGCCGCGCCGGCGGCGGCGTTCGGCGCGCTCGCGACCCTGCCGGCGGCGATCATCCTGCGCCCGTGCCCGCACCTGCCCGCCTTTGCCCGGCTCGCCGGCGAGGCGCGGGTGGCGAGCGTCGTCATCGGCCCCGGCGCCGGCGCGGACGGGCGCACGCGCCGGCGGGTTCTCGCCGCGTTGCAGGCGGGCAAGCCGACGGTGGTCGACGCCGACGGCCTGACCGCCTTTGCCTCAGCGCCTGAGCGCCTGTTTCCGGCCCTGGCGGGCGCGCCGGCCGTCCTGACCCCGCACGAGGGCGAGTTCGGCCGCCTGTTTGCCGATGTCGCGGGCGACAAGCTCACCCGCGCCCGCATCGCCGCCGAGCGGGCCGGGGCCGTGGTCCTGCTGAAAGGCGCCGACACGGTGATTGCCGCGCCGGATGGCCGGGCGGCGATCAACGCCAACGCGCCGCCCTGGCTCGCGACCGCCGGCAGCGGCGACGTGCTGGCCGGCCTGATCGGCGGCCTGCTGGCCCAGGGCCTGCCGCCGTTCGAGGCGGCATCGGCCGCGGCCTGGCTGCATGGCGAGGCGGCCACTCGGATCGGCGCGGGGCTGATCGCCGACGACCTGCCGGACGCGGTGACCGCCGCCCTGGCGGCGGCGCGCGACCATGGTGGGGTTGGGTCGGACCCGGCTTGCCGGTAG
- the nhaA gene encoding Na+/H+ antiporter NhaA yields MPPITKPLTNPLTQTGARLSAAFRDFIHLESSGGMVLALAAVLAIIAANSPWQEAYNAFLTIPGSVEIGSLVEIRKPLLLWVNDLWMAIFFFLVGLEIKREFLEGELSSMRQVALPGIAAIGGMIVPALIYTAVNFGSPANLNGWAIPAATDIAFALAVLSLLGKGVPSSLKILLLAIAIFDDLGAIIIIALFYTADLSPMVMSLAVAPLVVLLLLNLAGVRNIVPYVLVGAVLWVIVLKSGVHATLAGVITAFAIPLTVKRDSGESPLKLLEHELHVWVAFLVLPMFAFANAGVSLAGMGLDSLTEPVTLGIVLGLFVGKQLGIFGTLYLTIRSGLAPMPTGARWIQLYGVAALAGIGFTMSLFIGGLAFEHANFAAPIRMGVLVGSIASAVVGFIILRLTIGRAAGDEPDAGDSDGAPAPSAAAT; encoded by the coding sequence ATGCCGCCGATCACCAAACCCTTGACCAACCCGCTGACCCAAACCGGGGCGCGCCTCTCCGCCGCCTTTCGCGACTTCATCCACCTGGAATCGTCCGGCGGCATGGTGCTGGCGCTGGCCGCCGTGCTGGCGATCATCGCCGCGAACAGCCCCTGGCAGGAGGCCTACAACGCCTTTCTGACCATTCCCGGCTCCGTCGAGATTGGGTCGCTGGTCGAGATCCGCAAGCCCCTGCTGCTCTGGGTCAACGATCTTTGGATGGCGATCTTCTTTTTCCTGGTCGGGCTGGAGATCAAACGCGAGTTTCTGGAAGGCGAGCTTTCCAGCATGCGCCAGGTGGCCTTGCCCGGCATCGCCGCCATCGGCGGCATGATCGTGCCGGCGCTGATCTATACGGCGGTGAATTTCGGCTCACCCGCCAACCTGAACGGCTGGGCCATCCCGGCGGCCACCGATATCGCCTTCGCGCTCGCCGTGCTGTCGCTGCTGGGCAAGGGCGTGCCGTCGTCCCTGAAAATCCTGCTGCTGGCCATCGCCATTTTCGACGATCTGGGCGCGATCATCATCATCGCCCTGTTCTACACCGCCGATCTCTCGCCCATGGTCATGAGCCTGGCCGTCGCGCCCCTGGTCGTGCTGCTGCTGCTGAACCTGGCCGGCGTCCGCAACATCGTGCCCTATGTGCTGGTCGGCGCCGTGCTCTGGGTCATCGTGCTGAAATCGGGCGTGCACGCGACGCTCGCCGGCGTGATCACCGCCTTCGCCATTCCGCTGACCGTCAAGCGCGACTCCGGCGAATCGCCGCTGAAACTGCTGGAGCACGAACTGCACGTCTGGGTCGCCTTCCTGGTCCTGCCGATGTTCGCCTTCGCCAATGCCGGCGTTTCGCTGGCGGGCATGGGGCTGGACAGCCTGACGGAGCCGGTGACGCTGGGCATCGTTCTGGGCCTGTTCGTCGGCAAGCAGCTCGGCATTTTCGGCACGCTGTACCTGACGATCCGCTCCGGCCTGGCGCCAATGCCGACGGGCGCGCGCTGGATCCAGTTGTACGGCGTGGCGGCCCTGGCGGGCATCGGCTTCACCATGAGCCTGTTCATCGGCGGCCTGGCATTCGAGCACGCGAACTTCGCGGCGCCGATCCGCATGGGCGTGCTGGTCGGCTCGATCGCCAGCGCGGTGGTCGGCTTCATCATCCTGCGCCTGACCATCGGCCGGGCGGCCGGCGACGAACCCGACGCCGGCGACAGTGATGGGGCGCCGGCACCGTCCGCCGCCGCGACCTGA
- a CDS encoding thiolase domain-containing protein — MSLKGKAYIAGIYEHPTRKAPDKSTPQIHMESAIGALADAGLTLADVDAYFCAGDAPGLGPLSMIEYIGLPNVRYMDSTDTGGSSYVLHVEHAAAAIAMGKAKVCLITLAGRPRSEGQNTGTGARAFTGAPDEGFEQIFGTTVVNMYAMCAQRHMYEYGTTSEQLAWIKVAASTHAQYNEHALLRDVVTVEDVVNSPMIADPLHRLDCCVITDGGGAIVVVAPEIMKSLKRPKIKLLGAGESPKNILGGKVDLTYSGARWSGPQAFAEAGVKPSDIKYASIYDSFTITVLEQIEDLGFCEKGKGGAFVSDGNLISGVGKLPFNTDGGGLCNNHPANRGGLTKVLEAVRQARGEAHPKVQVPNCDLVLAHGTGGSLGTRHGSATIILERED, encoded by the coding sequence ATGAGTTTGAAAGGCAAGGCCTATATCGCGGGGATCTATGAGCATCCCACGCGCAAAGCGCCCGACAAATCCACCCCGCAAATCCACATGGAAAGCGCCATCGGCGCGCTGGCCGACGCCGGGCTGACGCTCGCCGATGTGGACGCCTATTTCTGCGCCGGCGACGCCCCGGGCCTCGGTCCGCTGTCGATGATCGAGTATATCGGCCTGCCGAACGTGCGCTATATGGACTCGACCGACACCGGCGGTTCGTCCTATGTGCTGCACGTGGAGCACGCCGCCGCGGCCATCGCCATGGGCAAGGCCAAGGTCTGCCTGATCACGCTCGCCGGCCGTCCGCGCTCCGAAGGCCAGAACACCGGCACCGGCGCCCGCGCCTTCACCGGCGCCCCGGACGAGGGCTTCGAGCAGATCTTCGGCACCACCGTCGTCAACATGTACGCCATGTGCGCCCAGCGCCACATGTACGAGTACGGCACCACCAGCGAGCAGCTGGCCTGGATCAAGGTCGCGGCCTCCACCCACGCCCAGTACAACGAGCACGCGCTGCTGCGTGACGTGGTGACGGTCGAGGACGTGGTGAATTCGCCGATGATCGCCGATCCGCTGCACCGGCTCGACTGCTGCGTCATCACCGATGGCGGCGGCGCCATCGTCGTGGTCGCGCCGGAGATCATGAAGTCGCTGAAGCGGCCGAAGATCAAGCTGCTGGGTGCCGGCGAATCGCCGAAGAACATCCTGGGCGGCAAGGTCGACCTGACCTATAGCGGCGCCCGCTGGTCCGGCCCGCAGGCCTTTGCCGAGGCGGGCGTGAAGCCCTCCGACATCAAATACGCCTCGATCTATGACAGCTTCACCATCACGGTGCTGGAGCAGATCGAAGACCTGGGCTTCTGCGAAAAGGGCAAGGGCGGCGCCTTTGTCAGCGACGGCAACCTGATTTCCGGCGTCGGCAAACTGCCGTTCAACACCGATGGCGGCGGCCTCTGCAACAACCACCCGGCCAACCGCGGCGGCCTGACCAAGGTGCTGGAAGCGGTGCGCCAGGCGCGCGGCGAAGCCCATCCGAAGGTGCAGGTTCCGAACTGCGATCTGGTGCTGGCCCACGGCACCGGCGGCTCGCTCGGCACCCGCCACGGTTCCGCAACGATCATTCTGGAGCGCGAAGACTAA
- a CDS encoding alpha/beta fold hydrolase, with translation MSDYTPNPVALAFDEAGNGPPLLILHGLLGQARNWASQMKRFAADYRVLVVDLRNHGRSPWAEGMTYEAMADDIAALAERIGPPVRIVGHSMGGKVTMVTALKYPHLVERPVVVDISPVRHEQTPFYDYLDAMLGLDLSAIARRGQADRLLADAIPSDAERAFLLLNLAADGGQGLRWRPNLRELRDRLPDILDWPEFLFRYRYPEPILFVAGGDSPYIQDSHKAAIARLFPQAEYATIPGAGHWVHADQPQAFFDTVSAFLNR, from the coding sequence ATGAGCGATTATACCCCGAACCCGGTGGCCCTGGCTTTCGACGAGGCCGGCAACGGCCCGCCGCTGCTGATCCTGCACGGCCTGTTGGGCCAGGCGCGCAACTGGGCGAGCCAGATGAAGCGGTTTGCCGCCGACTATCGCGTGCTGGTCGTGGACCTGCGCAATCACGGGCGCTCGCCCTGGGCCGAGGGCATGACCTATGAGGCCATGGCCGACGACATCGCCGCGCTTGCGGAGCGGATCGGCCCGCCGGTGCGCATTGTCGGCCATTCCATGGGCGGCAAGGTCACCATGGTCACCGCCCTGAAATACCCGCATCTGGTGGAGCGGCCCGTGGTCGTCGACATCTCGCCGGTCCGGCACGAGCAGACGCCGTTCTACGACTATCTGGACGCGATGCTGGGGCTGGACCTCTCCGCCATCGCCCGCCGCGGCCAGGCGGACCGGCTGCTGGCCGATGCCATCCCGAGCGACGCGGAACGCGCCTTCCTGCTGCTGAACCTGGCGGCGGACGGCGGCCAGGGGCTGCGCTGGCGGCCGAATCTGCGGGAATTGCGCGACCGCCTGCCCGACATTCTCGACTGGCCGGAGTTCCTGTTCCGCTATCGCTATCCGGAGCCGATCCTGTTCGTCGCCGGCGGCGACTCGCCCTATATCCAGGACAGCCACAAGGCGGCGATCGCGCGCCTGTTTCCGCAGGCCGAGTATGCGACCATCCCCGGCGCCGGCCACTGGGTGCATGCCGATCAGCCCCAGGCGTTTTTCGATACCGTATCGGCCTTTCTCAATCGCTGA
- a CDS encoding cation:proton antiporter, with protein sequence MDPLLIGLAFLFGFGARQLGQPPLVGFLLAGFAAHAVGIEGGAPLHAIADLGVTLLLFLIGLELDPRRLFKTEVWATASGHAAISIALFASGAMAAAAAGIGAFAGMTWPGALALGFALSFSSTVFAMKNLDDRGEQSALHGRTAIGILILQDLFAVVFLTFAGGKLPEVWAIALVGVLALRAPLLAVMARLGHGELLMLFGLFLALGVGAGGFGLAGLKPDLGALVLGAVMAGHPRARELAHTLFPLKDLLLVGFFLQIGLAGLPDWGHLSVAWVLVALVSVKVVLFFLAFAQLRFRARSSMLGALALGSYSEFGLIVTAIAAQSGWLAPYWPGIVAIAVAGSFIVCAPFQRAAHELNPHRHRWLARFERRRRHAEEQVIQLGDARIAVLGMGRVGQGAYADLLRHCGDVVIGVEVDGAKVAAARANGFRIIQADVTDPAFWHRLERGRVELVLLTMPAHDSNMFAYRLLRASQYEGKVAAIARFPDEVEALEAAGVDVAFNMYAEAGTGFSSHVRGNLETVIPSVSLTS encoded by the coding sequence ATGGACCCGCTCCTTATCGGTTTGGCCTTCCTGTTCGGGTTTGGCGCGCGGCAGCTCGGGCAGCCGCCATTGGTCGGCTTCCTGCTGGCCGGATTCGCCGCGCACGCGGTGGGGATCGAGGGCGGGGCGCCCTTGCATGCGATCGCCGACCTGGGCGTCACCCTGCTGCTGTTCCTGATTGGCCTCGAACTGGACCCGCGGCGGTTGTTCAAGACAGAGGTCTGGGCGACGGCCAGCGGCCATGCGGCCATCAGCATTGCCCTGTTCGCCTCCGGCGCCATGGCGGCCGCGGCGGCGGGTATCGGCGCGTTTGCCGGCATGACCTGGCCGGGGGCGCTGGCGCTGGGCTTCGCGCTGTCGTTCTCGTCCACCGTGTTCGCCATGAAGAATCTGGACGACCGCGGCGAGCAAAGCGCCCTGCACGGCCGCACGGCCATTGGCATTTTGATCCTGCAGGACCTGTTCGCGGTGGTCTTTCTCACCTTTGCCGGCGGCAAGCTGCCGGAGGTGTGGGCGATAGCGCTGGTCGGCGTGCTGGCCCTGCGCGCGCCCTTGCTGGCGGTGATGGCGCGGTTGGGTCATGGCGAATTGCTGATGCTGTTCGGTCTGTTCCTGGCCCTGGGCGTTGGCGCCGGCGGCTTCGGCCTGGCGGGGTTGAAGCCGGATCTGGGCGCGTTGGTGCTGGGCGCCGTGATGGCCGGGCATCCGCGTGCGCGCGAACTGGCGCACACCCTGTTCCCGTTGAAAGACCTGTTGCTGGTCGGCTTTTTCCTGCAAATCGGCCTGGCCGGCCTGCCGGACTGGGGCCATCTGAGCGTGGCCTGGGTGTTGGTGGCGCTGGTGTCGGTCAAGGTGGTGCTGTTCTTCCTGGCCTTCGCGCAGTTGCGCTTTCGCGCCCGCTCCTCGATGCTGGGCGCGCTGGCGCTGGGCAGCTACAGCGAGTTCGGCCTGATCGTCACGGCCATCGCCGCCCAGTCCGGCTGGCTCGCGCCCTATTGGCCGGGGATCGTCGCGATCGCGGTGGCGGGCAGTTTTATCGTCTGCGCGCCGTTCCAGAGGGCCGCGCACGAGTTGAACCCGCATCGCCATCGCTGGCTGGCCCGGTTCGAGCGCCGGCGGCGGCATGCCGAGGAACAAGTGATCCAGCTTGGCGATGCCCGCATTGCCGTGCTGGGCATGGGGCGGGTCGGCCAGGGCGCCTATGCGGACCTGCTGCGCCATTGCGGTGACGTGGTGATCGGGGTCGAGGTCGACGGCGCCAAGGTCGCGGCGGCCCGCGCCAACGGGTTCCGGATCATCCAGGCGGACGTGACCGACCCCGCCTTCTGGCACCGGCTGGAGCGGGGGCGGGTCGAACTGGTCTTGCTGACCATGCCGGCGCACGACAGCAACATGTTCGCCTATCGCCTGCTGCGGGCGAGCCAGTACGAGGGCAAGGTGGCGGCCATCGCCCGCTTTCCCGACGAGGTGGAGGCGCTGGAGGCGGCCGGCGTCGACGTTGCGTTCAACATGTATGCCGAGGCCGGCACCGGCTTTTCCAGCCATGTGCGCGGCAATCTCGAAACCGTCATTCCCAGCGTGAGTCTGACCTCATGA
- a CDS encoding alpha/beta hydrolase, protein MAVSEIPGPTSHVYFSQRLRLHYVDWGNREAPPLLLVHGGRDHCRNWDWVAQELRNDYHIIAPDLRGHGDSEWLRGSVYRIQDYIYDIAQLIHQLNLAPVTILSHSLGGQISLAYTGIYPENVQKILAIEGLGMSPKRIAQQAATPPHERMRKWVGELRGIAGRTPRRYASLDEAFQRMHEANQHLTADKARHLTEHGVNQNEDGTYTWKFDNYVHADRPFGMSPEQNAELWARITCPAMLVYGEDSWASDPVKDGRAKHFRTAEIVRVPDASHWVHHDQLGIFMGHVRRFLSDGYRTP, encoded by the coding sequence ATGGCCGTTTCCGAAATCCCCGGCCCCACCAGCCACGTGTATTTCTCGCAGCGCCTGCGCCTGCATTATGTCGACTGGGGCAATCGCGAGGCGCCGCCGCTGCTGCTGGTGCACGGCGGCCGCGACCATTGCCGCAACTGGGACTGGGTCGCCCAGGAATTGCGCAACGACTACCACATCATCGCGCCCGACCTACGCGGCCATGGCGACAGCGAGTGGTTGCGCGGCTCGGTCTATCGCATTCAGGATTATATTTACGACATCGCCCAGCTGATCCACCAGCTGAACCTGGCGCCGGTGACGATTCTGAGCCATTCGCTGGGCGGCCAGATCAGCCTCGCCTATACCGGTATCTATCCGGAAAACGTGCAGAAAATCCTGGCGATCGAGGGGCTGGGCATGTCGCCGAAGCGCATCGCCCAGCAGGCCGCGACGCCGCCGCACGAGCGCATGCGCAAATGGGTCGGCGAGCTGCGCGGCATCGCCGGGCGCACGCCGCGCCGCTATGCGAGCCTGGACGAGGCCTTCCAGCGCATGCACGAGGCGAACCAGCACCTGACCGCCGACAAGGCCCGCCACCTGACCGAGCACGGCGTCAACCAGAACGAGGACGGCACCTATACCTGGAAGTTCGACAACTACGTCCATGCCGACCGGCCGTTCGGCATGAGCCCGGAGCAGAACGCGGAACTCTGGGCGCGGATCACCTGCCCGGCCATGCTGGTCTATGGCGAGGACAGCTGGGCCAGCGATCCGGTCAAGGACGGCCGCGCGAAGCATTTCCGGACGGCGGAGATCGTGCGCGTGCCCGACGCCAGCCACTGGGTGCATCACGACCAGCTTGGCATTTTCATGGGCCATGTGCGCCGCTTCCTGTCGGACGGCTATCGCACCCCCTAG
- a CDS encoding choline dehydrogenase, translating to MSTYDYIVVGAGSAGCVLAARLSEDPSKTVLLLEAGPEDKSMWIDIPAGFTKLLNHKTLNWNFESEPEDNVKGRRIPIPRGRTLGGSSSINGMLYVRGNPLDYNSWSQFGNRGWSYDSVLPYFKKSENFEGDGDEARGKGGPLNVAHMREHHEICDAFIQAAGAEGFPINKDYNNGHQEGFGYYQVTQKDGKRHSLARAFLDPARARKNLHIVTNAMTQRVVLEGKKAVGVEYTVGGRKELARAGREVIVSCGSVSSPGVLEHSGIGQPELLKSLGIAVQHELPGVGENYGDHFAPRMRWRVTKPITLNEQSRGFSLMKEVFKYYTGGRGILTLTAGVVYGFVKTTANVEEPDMQFHFAPASYDTAATRVLEKEPGMTVVIGQCRPDSRGSIHLKSARVGDAPAIRPNFLAEQGDRDCTVAGIEIARRIVENPVMDPYRKLELAPGKDANSYDEILDWARGNGQTTYHVVGTCKMGPETDRMAVVDDNLRVHGIAGLRVIDASIMPTVPSGNTNAPTIMIAEKGADMIKQAAAG from the coding sequence ATGTCCACCTACGATTATATTGTGGTCGGCGCCGGTTCGGCCGGTTGCGTTCTGGCCGCGCGCCTGAGCGAAGACCCGTCGAAAACCGTGCTGTTGCTGGAAGCCGGGCCGGAGGACAAGTCGATGTGGATCGACATCCCGGCCGGTTTCACCAAGCTGTTGAACCACAAGACCCTGAACTGGAATTTCGAGTCCGAGCCGGAAGACAATGTCAAGGGCCGGCGCATCCCGATCCCGCGCGGCCGCACCCTGGGCGGGTCGTCCTCGATCAACGGCATGCTCTATGTGCGCGGCAACCCGCTCGACTACAATTCGTGGAGCCAGTTCGGCAATCGCGGCTGGTCCTATGACAGCGTGCTGCCCTATTTCAAGAAGTCCGAGAATTTCGAGGGCGATGGCGACGAGGCCCGCGGCAAGGGCGGCCCGCTGAACGTCGCCCATATGCGCGAGCACCACGAAATCTGCGACGCCTTCATCCAGGCCGCGGGTGCCGAGGGCTTTCCCATCAACAAGGACTACAACAACGGCCACCAGGAAGGCTTCGGCTACTACCAGGTGACGCAGAAGGACGGCAAGCGCCACAGCCTGGCCCGCGCCTTCCTCGACCCGGCGCGGGCGCGCAAGAATCTGCACATCGTCACCAACGCCATGACCCAGCGGGTCGTGCTGGAAGGCAAGAAGGCGGTGGGCGTCGAATACACGGTCGGCGGCCGCAAGGAACTCGCCCGCGCCGGCCGCGAGGTCATCGTCTCCTGCGGCTCGGTTTCCTCCCCCGGCGTGCTGGAGCATTCCGGCATCGGCCAGCCGGAGTTGCTGAAATCGCTCGGCATCGCCGTGCAGCACGAATTGCCGGGCGTCGGCGAGAATTACGGCGATCATTTCGCGCCCCGCATGCGCTGGCGGGTGACCAAGCCGATCACCCTGAACGAGCAGAGTCGCGGCTTCAGCCTGATGAAAGAGGTGTTCAAATACTATACCGGCGGCCGGGGCATCCTGACGCTGACCGCCGGCGTGGTCTATGGCTTCGTCAAGACGACCGCGAATGTGGAAGAGCCGGACATGCAGTTCCACTTCGCGCCGGCCAGCTACGACACCGCGGCCACGCGCGTGCTGGAGAAGGAGCCGGGCATGACCGTGGTCATCGGCCAGTGCCGGCCGGACAGCCGCGGCTCGATCCATCTGAAATCCGCCCGCGTCGGCGACGCGCCGGCGATCCGCCCGAACTTCCTGGCCGAGCAGGGCGACCGGGATTGCACCGTGGCCGGCATCGAGATCGCCCGGCGCATCGTCGAAAACCCGGTGATGGACCCCTACCGCAAGTTGGAACTGGCGCCCGGCAAGGATGCCAATTCCTATGACGAGATCCTGGACTGGGCCCGTGGCAACGGCCAGACCACGTATCACGTCGTCGGCACCTGCAAGATGGGGCCGGAAACCGACCGCATGGCGGTGGTGGACGACAATCTGCGCGTCCACGGTATCGCCGGCCTGCGGGTGATCGACGCCTCGATCATGCCGACCGTGCCGTCCGGCAACACCAACGCGCCGACGATCATGATCGCCGAAAAGGGCGCGGATATGATCAAACAGGCCGCGGCGGGCTGA
- a CDS encoding NUDIX domain-containing protein: MSEADAAAAKPVEKPPRIRDAATLIIVRQHQGEPRVLMGERSSGHVFFPHHYVFPGGRVDRADGYVQPATDLRPDVLDRLTQACTERRARALAMAAVRETFEEAGLVIGKPVAKPQRPPKGWEDFFATGNAPCLENLSFIYRAVTPPGRPRRFNARFFVIDAEHVQGDMDRDDQGDGELLKLKWFTFADALELKIRPITAMAIKEIQARIASGNLHDPKRPVPWVKTIGRERVTGHH, from the coding sequence ATGTCTGAAGCCGATGCGGCCGCGGCCAAGCCGGTCGAGAAGCCGCCGCGCATCCGCGACGCCGCCACGCTGATCATCGTGCGCCAGCACCAGGGCGAGCCCCGGGTGCTGATGGGCGAGCGTTCGTCGGGCCATGTGTTCTTTCCGCACCATTACGTCTTTCCGGGCGGCCGGGTCGACCGGGCCGACGGCTATGTCCAGCCGGCGACCGACCTGCGCCCGGACGTGCTGGACCGGCTGACCCAGGCCTGCACCGAACGCCGCGCCCGCGCGCTCGCCATGGCCGCCGTGCGCGAGACGTTCGAGGAAGCGGGCCTCGTCATCGGCAAGCCGGTGGCCAAGCCGCAGCGCCCGCCCAAGGGCTGGGAGGACTTTTTCGCCACCGGCAACGCGCCCTGCCTGGAAAACCTGTCCTTCATCTACCGCGCGGTGACGCCGCCCGGCCGGCCGCGCCGCTTCAACGCCCGCTTTTTCGTGATCGACGCCGAGCACGTGCAGGGCGACATGGACCGGGACGACCAGGGCGACGGCGAGTTGCTGAAGCTGAAATGGTTCACCTTCGCCGACGCGCTGGAGTTGAAAATCCGGCCGATCACGGCGATGGCGATCAAGGAAATCCAGGCGCGGATCGCCAGCGGCAATCTGCACGACCCGAAGCGGCCCGTGCCCTGGGTCAAGACCATCGGTCGCGAAAGGGTGACCGGCCATCACTGA
- a CDS encoding fatty acid desaturase, whose amino-acid sequence MRQDGTAIDAAMGTESLPGRDVLDKATLQSLSGRSDRAGLLHLAGHVAVILCTGWLLGRAYAAGGLWILPALVAHGFALVTLFAPMHEAGHATAFKTLWLGKAVAWLTGAVTLVNADFYRRYHHWHHRYTQVPGQDPELARPKPHDWRSYGWRLLGLYYYLDRAREMALVAGGRLDGIVFVPERARPRLIWSMRAMLGLYALIAVAALAAQSWAPVTYWLLPLLCGQPLLRAILLSEHTGCSEDRNGLTNTRTTLTRWPVRFLMWNMPFHAEHHLYPAVPFHRLPDLHRLVADRVRHVTPGYPAAQREIVASFGAAEAGVSPPRPV is encoded by the coding sequence ATGCGCCAGGACGGAACCGCCATCGACGCCGCCATGGGCACCGAGAGCCTGCCCGGCCGCGACGTGCTCGACAAGGCCACACTCCAGTCCCTGTCCGGGCGCAGCGACCGCGCCGGCCTGCTGCATCTGGCCGGGCATGTGGCCGTGATCCTTTGCACCGGCTGGCTGCTCGGCCGGGCCTATGCGGCCGGCGGCCTCTGGATTCTGCCGGCCCTTGTGGCGCACGGCTTCGCCCTGGTGACCCTGTTCGCGCCGATGCACGAGGCCGGCCACGCGACGGCGTTCAAGACGCTGTGGCTCGGCAAGGCCGTGGCCTGGCTGACCGGAGCGGTGACGCTGGTCAATGCCGACTTCTATCGCCGCTACCATCACTGGCACCATCGCTACACGCAGGTGCCGGGGCAGGACCCGGAGCTGGCGCGGCCGAAGCCGCACGACTGGCGCAGCTATGGCTGGCGCCTGCTGGGCCTGTACTACTATCTGGACCGGGCGCGGGAAATGGCCCTGGTCGCCGGCGGCCGGCTCGACGGCATCGTCTTTGTGCCGGAGCGCGCACGGCCCCGTCTGATCTGGTCGATGCGGGCCATGCTGGGGCTCTACGCCCTGATCGCCGTGGCCGCGCTGGCGGCGCAAAGCTGGGCGCCCGTCACCTATTGGCTGCTGCCCCTGCTGTGCGGCCAGCCGCTGTTGCGTGCCATCCTGCTGTCCGAGCACACCGGTTGCAGCGAGGATCGCAACGGCCTGACCAACACCCGCACCACGCTGACCCGCTGGCCGGTGCGCTTCCTGATGTGGAACATGCCGTTCCACGCGGAACACCACCTGTACCCGGCGGTGCCGTTCCACCGGCTGCCGGACCTGCACCGGCTGGTCGCGGACCGGGTGCGCCACGTCACGCCGGGCTATCCGGCGGCCCAGCGCGAAATCGTGGCGAGCTTCGGTGCGGCCGAAGCGGGGGTCAGCCCGCCGCGGCCTGTTTGA